A genomic segment from Propionibacteriaceae bacterium ZF39 encodes:
- a CDS encoding type II toxin-antitoxin system prevent-host-death family antitoxin, with product MAIIEISKIATGGSVEVGVRELRDHLSRHLASVREGHTITITDHGRPIARIMPVDAPTKLEEWIAQGLVTPAEQRRGPLPDPVESSETVSDLVGEQRR from the coding sequence ATGGCTATAATTGAAATAAGCAAAATAGCCACAGGGGGATCCGTGGAAGTTGGCGTACGCGAGCTGAGAGATCACCTGAGCCGCCACTTGGCCTCTGTGCGCGAGGGCCACACAATCACCATCACGGACCATGGTCGCCCGATTGCGAGGATCATGCCTGTGGACGCTCCTACCAAACTGGAGGAGTGGATCGCGCAAGGCCTCGTCACCCCCGCCGAGCAGCGCCGAGGCCCCCTCCCGGACCCTGTCGAATCCTCGGAGACTGTCAGCGACTTGGTGGGGGAGCAACGCCGTTGA
- a CDS encoding type II toxin-antitoxin system VapC family toxin gives MYFDTSAIVPLLVQEPTTETCRRAWTDADRVLTSRIAFVEVAAALAMAERQQRLDATGHDKALSDFKSLWGSFDVVEISASLARSAAGMARDLALRGYDAVHCAAAAGLATTEGFVAAANDARLNAAWHELGVAILTGDRL, from the coding sequence GTGTATTTCGACACGTCGGCCATCGTCCCCCTGCTCGTTCAGGAGCCGACCACCGAGACTTGCCGCCGGGCCTGGACCGACGCCGATCGAGTGTTGACCAGCCGAATCGCCTTTGTCGAAGTAGCTGCCGCCTTGGCCATGGCTGAGCGACAGCAACGCCTCGACGCAACCGGCCACGACAAGGCGCTGTCCGACTTCAAGTCGCTGTGGGGGAGCTTCGACGTCGTCGAGATTTCTGCGAGCCTGGCCCGGAGCGCAGCCGGGATGGCTCGAGATCTGGCGCTGCGCGGTTATGACGCAGTCCACTGCGCAGCCGCCGCGGGCCTGGCCACGACGGAAGGGTTTGTTGCGGCGGCCAACGATGCGCGGCTCAACGCAGCCTGGCACGAGCTCGGGGTCGCCATCCTGACGGGCGATCGACTATGA
- a CDS encoding putative immunity protein has protein sequence MILPKVPDPRLVTIRRGGSLTDADHHLLALWAAGCAEHVLHHFEAVRPDDPRPRHALEAIRAWTRGELRMMQTRAAGGHAMAAARDLTGAARHAAYAAGQAAVVAHVAAHDLGAAAYAIKAARAAASPTEAIAAGRRECAWQRQQLPDAIRELVLDDQQKRNSICWGVFES, from the coding sequence ATGATCCTGCCCAAGGTCCCAGATCCGCGGCTCGTGACCATCCGCCGAGGAGGGTCGCTGACCGATGCCGACCATCACCTGTTGGCCCTGTGGGCCGCAGGATGCGCTGAGCATGTCCTGCATCACTTCGAGGCAGTCCGACCCGACGACCCGCGTCCGCGTCATGCGCTCGAGGCGATCCGCGCCTGGACGCGTGGCGAGCTCCGGATGATGCAGACCCGAGCGGCAGGCGGCCACGCAATGGCAGCCGCCAGGGACCTGACAGGGGCTGCGCGTCATGCTGCGTACGCGGCCGGCCAAGCCGCGGTCGTAGCGCACGTTGCCGCACACGACCTGGGCGCTGCGGCGTACGCGATCAAAGCGGCGCGAGCCGCAGCATCGCCGACAGAAGCGATCGCCGCAGGCCGACGCGAATGCGCATGGCAGCGGCAGCAGCTTCCCGATGCGATTCGCGAACTCGTCCTCGATGACCAACAGAAGCGGAACAGCATCTGTTGGGGCGTCTTTGAGAGCTGA
- a CDS encoding type II toxin-antitoxin system VapC family toxin, which yields MKVVDANVLLYAVNADAQHHKASVDWLDRSLSGADTVGFAWLALTAFIRISTKISLFPNPLTTQEAVDQVRQWLAAPAARVVEPSPAHAVVLGHLLNQVGTGGNLVSDAHLAAIALEQRATIISFDSDFGRFEGVDWSPPA from the coding sequence GTGAAGGTCGTCGACGCAAACGTTCTGCTGTACGCAGTCAATGCTGATGCCCAGCACCACAAGGCGTCCGTCGACTGGCTGGACCGGTCCCTGTCGGGCGCCGACACCGTGGGCTTCGCATGGCTGGCTCTCACGGCATTCATCCGGATCTCCACCAAGATCAGCCTCTTTCCCAATCCCCTGACCACTCAGGAAGCCGTTGATCAGGTTCGGCAGTGGCTGGCAGCACCCGCAGCTCGCGTGGTGGAACCCTCCCCCGCACACGCCGTGGTTCTGGGACACCTGCTGAATCAAGTCGGCACGGGAGGCAACCTGGTCAGCGACGCACACCTTGCGGCGATCGCGCTGGAGCAACGCGCCACCATCATCTCCTTCGACTCCGATTTTGGCCGATTCGAAGGAGTCGACTGGTCGCCGCCGGCTTAG
- a CDS encoding maleylpyruvate isomerase family mycothiol-dependent enzyme — translation MTDLKGLAADERRDLADYVEGLSALEWERPTLCTEWTVRDVVGHVPAYDELSWRAVLGLMVRSTFSLTRCNEELLERAGRLGRGELVARLRAHAVPRGFTTLFGSAIALTDAMIHHQDIRRALGHPRTVPEDRLVAVLNFLPYARALPAPANARNLRLVATDLGWAHGKGPEVTGPGEALMVALAGRPDALKELSGLGVSLLTERVSGAS, via the coding sequence GTGACGGACCTCAAGGGCTTGGCCGCTGACGAACGGCGCGATCTGGCCGACTATGTCGAGGGCCTCTCCGCTCTGGAATGGGAGCGGCCCACGCTGTGCACGGAGTGGACGGTACGCGACGTGGTCGGGCACGTTCCGGCGTACGACGAACTCAGCTGGCGAGCCGTGCTGGGTCTGATGGTTCGGTCGACGTTTTCACTGACGCGCTGCAACGAAGAACTGCTCGAACGTGCGGGTCGGCTCGGCAGGGGAGAGCTGGTCGCTCGGCTTCGGGCTCATGCCGTGCCTCGTGGGTTCACCACCCTGTTCGGCAGCGCCATCGCACTGACCGACGCCATGATTCACCACCAGGACATTCGCAGGGCGCTCGGTCACCCGCGGACTGTCCCGGAGGATCGATTGGTCGCCGTGTTGAATTTTCTCCCGTACGCCCGGGCGCTCCCGGCGCCGGCAAATGCGCGGAACCTCAGACTGGTGGCTACTGATCTCGGCTGGGCTCACGGAAAGGGCCCTGAAGTCACCGGACCGGGCGAAGCTCTCATGGTTGCCCTCGCAGGTCGGCCGGATGCGCTGAAGGAGCTCAGTGGCTTGGGGGTCAGCCTGCTCACCGAGCGTGTGAGCGGTGCCTCCTGA
- a CDS encoding YdeI/OmpD-associated family protein, whose translation MSITFEAQVQQIGDRLIVRLPGDASAALPSRGQVAVDAELNGHLFRTVLEPDGRKGHWIAVDAALQDALSLSEGVAVAGELTPTKAWPEPEVPGDLGSALDDAADLDDTWDSLTPMARWEWVRWVKATKNPETRERRVEVSISKLRDGKRRPCCFDLSSCTDPEVAKSGKLIEPS comes from the coding sequence ATGAGCATCACCTTCGAGGCGCAGGTCCAACAGATCGGCGACCGCTTGATCGTCCGGCTGCCGGGAGACGCCAGCGCTGCGTTGCCGTCTCGAGGCCAGGTGGCCGTCGATGCCGAACTGAATGGGCACTTGTTCCGGACTGTGCTCGAGCCCGACGGGCGGAAAGGGCACTGGATCGCTGTGGACGCAGCGTTGCAGGACGCTCTGTCGCTGTCCGAGGGGGTAGCAGTGGCGGGGGAGTTGACTCCGACCAAGGCCTGGCCGGAGCCCGAGGTGCCGGGTGATCTGGGTTCGGCTCTGGACGATGCCGCGGATCTCGACGACACCTGGGACAGCCTCACACCGATGGCCCGGTGGGAATGGGTGCGGTGGGTGAAGGCGACCAAGAACCCGGAGACCCGTGAGCGTCGCGTGGAAGTGAGCATCTCCAAGCTCCGTGACGGCAAGCGTCGGCCGTGCTGCTTCGACCTGTCGTCGTGCACCGACCCCGAGGTGGCCAAGAGCGGGAAGCTGATCGAGCCCTCGTGA
- a CDS encoding FMN-binding glutamate synthase family protein: protein MKPKSALKAAATAAIATTAGLAAHDLFQKEHALRRNFPILARARYALERIGPELRQYIVTGNDEERPFSRDQRRWVYASAKAENNYFAFGTDNDVENTTYPVVKHRTFSDVVPSASLAIDPSETLPSAKILGGPRGRRQAFRPRSIVNVSAMSFGSLSPQAIQAINRGAKRAGFLHNTGEGGLSDHHRQGGELIFQVGTGYFGCRDADGNFDLDRLAAVVESGPVRAIEIKLSQGAKPGLGGHLPGAKVNAEIARIRGVEQGKDVISPSRHTAFRSVDELLDFVERVAERTGVPVGIKSAVGDLTFWQELADLMQPGDRGVDFIAIDGGEGGTGAAPLVFSDSVSFPFRVAFTEVYRIFAERNLQDRVTWIGAGKLGLPDNAIVAFALGVDMVHVAREAMLAIGCIQAQKCHTDHCPTGVATQDRWLARGLDPADKSVRLARYVQTLRRDLLKISEAAGVAHPGLLGPDDVAFMEGTHHHRDLADVYGYQPGWGTPGPEIADEITRIMTTPPDASEESVVQTEPLDSQSEPRAAEE from the coding sequence ATGAAGCCCAAGTCAGCCCTGAAGGCTGCGGCCACAGCGGCAATTGCGACCACGGCCGGCCTGGCTGCGCATGATCTTTTCCAGAAAGAACACGCCCTGCGGCGCAACTTTCCCATCCTCGCGCGGGCTCGCTATGCCCTGGAGCGGATCGGCCCGGAGCTCCGGCAATACATCGTCACGGGCAACGACGAAGAGCGCCCGTTCAGCCGCGACCAGCGACGCTGGGTGTACGCCTCCGCGAAGGCCGAGAACAACTATTTCGCCTTCGGCACCGACAACGACGTCGAGAACACGACCTATCCCGTCGTCAAGCACCGAACCTTCTCGGACGTCGTGCCCAGCGCCTCCCTCGCCATCGATCCCAGCGAAACGCTGCCCAGCGCCAAGATCCTGGGCGGCCCGCGCGGTCGGCGGCAGGCCTTCCGTCCCCGCTCGATCGTCAATGTCTCGGCCATGTCGTTCGGGTCGTTGAGCCCCCAGGCGATCCAGGCCATCAACCGCGGCGCCAAACGGGCCGGCTTCCTCCACAACACCGGCGAGGGTGGCCTGTCCGATCACCACCGCCAGGGCGGAGAACTGATCTTCCAGGTCGGCACCGGCTATTTCGGCTGTCGCGATGCCGACGGCAACTTCGATCTCGACCGACTCGCCGCCGTCGTCGAATCCGGCCCGGTCCGCGCGATCGAGATCAAGCTCAGCCAGGGTGCCAAGCCGGGCCTCGGCGGACACCTCCCCGGAGCCAAAGTCAATGCCGAGATCGCCCGCATCCGCGGTGTCGAGCAGGGCAAGGACGTCATCAGCCCGTCGCGCCACACGGCCTTCCGTTCCGTCGACGAACTCCTCGATTTCGTCGAGCGTGTGGCGGAGCGGACCGGCGTACCCGTCGGAATCAAGTCAGCCGTCGGCGACCTCACCTTCTGGCAGGAACTCGCCGATCTCATGCAGCCCGGCGACCGGGGCGTCGACTTCATCGCCATCGATGGCGGCGAGGGCGGCACGGGCGCCGCTCCCCTGGTCTTCTCCGACAGCGTCTCGTTCCCGTTCCGGGTGGCGTTCACCGAGGTCTATCGGATCTTCGCCGAACGGAACCTGCAGGACCGCGTCACCTGGATCGGCGCGGGCAAGCTCGGGCTCCCCGACAACGCCATCGTCGCCTTCGCGCTGGGCGTCGACATGGTCCACGTGGCCCGCGAGGCCATGCTGGCGATCGGGTGCATCCAGGCGCAGAAGTGCCATACGGACCACTGCCCCACCGGCGTCGCGACCCAGGACAGGTGGCTCGCCCGCGGGTTGGATCCGGCGGACAAATCGGTACGACTGGCCCGCTATGTGCAGACCCTGCGCCGCGATCTGCTCAAGATCTCCGAGGCGGCCGGGGTGGCCCACCCGGGCCTGCTCGGGCCGGATGACGTCGCGTTCATGGAGGGTACGCACCATCACCGGGACCTCGCCGATGTCTATGGCTACCAACCCGGCTGGGGTACGCCCGGCCCGGAGATCGCCGACGAGATCACCCGCATCATGACCACTCCCCCGGACGCGTCCGAGGAGTCCGTCGTGCAGACCGAGCCGCTGGATTCCCAGTCCGAGCCACGAGCGGCCGAGGAGTGA
- a CDS encoding MsnO8 family LLM class oxidoreductase, with amino-acid sequence MDIPLSVLDRTRTRAGTTDASALTQTIDRARNAEAAGYHRIWVAEHHGVPGIASGVPALMVQAIAHATEHIRIGSGGVMLPNHRPIVVGQQFAMLTALHGSRIDLGVGRSLGFTKAVRQALGAETAHPEDFKNDIRELRDYLEGHAAITIRPAGIEPPPLFVLGTGTGLAYAAELGLPAVVGGPALWAEPDTFQAYRDNFRPSTQQPEPYLIISADLLIADTAEEAHTLALPEAWAMAASRTHGEFPPLIAPEDIPANPTRKQTEFIEQHLARSIHGTEDEVITRLAALVDHTGADEVMTTASTFDTDALYASDTRLATAWHRA; translated from the coding sequence GTGGACATCCCGCTTTCCGTTCTCGATCGCACGCGTACGCGCGCCGGCACGACCGACGCCTCAGCGCTCACCCAGACCATCGACCGCGCTCGCAACGCGGAGGCTGCCGGCTATCACCGCATCTGGGTGGCCGAGCACCACGGCGTCCCGGGCATCGCGTCCGGCGTACCCGCTCTCATGGTTCAGGCGATCGCCCACGCCACGGAGCACATCCGCATCGGCTCGGGTGGCGTCATGTTGCCGAACCACCGGCCGATCGTCGTCGGGCAGCAGTTCGCGATGCTCACCGCGCTGCATGGCTCCCGCATCGACCTCGGCGTGGGCCGATCGCTGGGCTTCACCAAGGCCGTACGCCAGGCCCTCGGCGCCGAAACCGCCCACCCGGAGGACTTCAAGAACGACATCCGCGAGCTCCGCGACTATCTCGAGGGCCATGCCGCCATCACCATCCGGCCCGCCGGCATCGAGCCCCCGCCCCTGTTCGTCCTCGGCACCGGCACCGGCCTGGCGTACGCCGCAGAGCTCGGCCTCCCGGCCGTCGTCGGTGGCCCGGCACTGTGGGCGGAACCCGACACCTTCCAGGCGTATCGCGACAACTTCCGCCCGAGCACCCAGCAGCCCGAGCCCTACCTGATCATCAGTGCCGACCTGCTCATCGCAGACACCGCCGAGGAGGCCCACACCTTGGCCCTCCCCGAGGCCTGGGCGATGGCGGCCTCGCGTACTCACGGGGAGTTCCCGCCCCTCATCGCACCTGAGGACATCCCCGCGAACCCGACACGAAAGCAAACCGAGTTCATCGAGCAACACCTCGCCCGCTCGATCCACGGCACCGAGGACGAGGTGATCACGCGCCTGGCCGCACTGGTCGACCACACCGGTGCCGACGAGGTCATGACGACCGCGTCGACGTTCGACACCGATGCCCTCTATGCCTCCGACACCCGCCTCGCCACCGCCTGGCACCGCGCCTGA
- a CDS encoding multidrug effflux MFS transporter: MNRRRAATVIDQTPAPKGSRRTRAITLGAALMAPLIIISAMPPLGTSAYLPGLPAATESLNTSTATAQLTLTLYIVGLAVGQLVIGPLSDRIGRRPPLLLSIVAFVALTVGVALSPTITVMLIFRFLQGIAASAGMVLGRAIVHDIATGDRAARAMSTIMAAGLVVPALAPLLGAVVLAFADWRMIFLVLAGLGALVGVWVTFAIPETHPRRRGVPDAAPAGRGRPQRPHHPSMPRFIFATLVVSLAFASMYAYVSASPFVFQQIYGFTPTGYALTGAGLAFVMATVGILGTRLLGYRTPLGVLTPDLAVISGLTVLVIGSALVLIVVLSGAPVAWLIAALALAVSPLAIIFGSATSIAMDASPLPGGTASAILGTTQALFGAATPPLVGILGPDARPMAFALAIAAALALGASVLANRSAPAAVREA; this comes from the coding sequence ATGAACAGGAGGCGTGCTGCCACCGTGATCGACCAGACTCCGGCCCCGAAAGGCTCCCGCCGCACGCGCGCGATCACCCTCGGCGCAGCCCTGATGGCTCCCCTGATCATCATCTCCGCGATGCCGCCACTGGGAACGTCGGCCTACCTCCCCGGGCTCCCGGCCGCGACGGAAAGCCTCAACACATCAACCGCGACTGCGCAGCTGACACTGACGCTCTACATCGTCGGACTGGCCGTCGGTCAGTTGGTGATCGGCCCGCTCTCGGACCGCATCGGCCGCCGCCCTCCCCTGCTGCTGTCGATCGTTGCGTTCGTCGCGCTCACCGTCGGAGTGGCCCTCAGCCCGACCATCACGGTGATGCTGATCTTCCGATTCCTCCAGGGCATAGCGGCCAGCGCCGGCATGGTGCTGGGCCGGGCCATCGTGCACGACATCGCCACCGGAGACCGGGCCGCCCGCGCAATGTCCACGATCATGGCGGCCGGTCTCGTCGTGCCGGCGCTCGCTCCCCTGCTCGGCGCAGTCGTGCTCGCCTTTGCCGACTGGCGCATGATCTTCCTGGTCCTCGCCGGGCTCGGCGCGCTCGTGGGCGTGTGGGTCACCTTCGCGATCCCGGAGACCCATCCGCGCCGCCGCGGCGTACCGGACGCCGCCCCTGCAGGTCGCGGCCGCCCGCAGCGGCCGCACCACCCCAGCATGCCGCGGTTCATCTTCGCCACCCTGGTCGTGTCGCTCGCCTTCGCGTCCATGTATGCCTATGTCTCCGCCAGCCCCTTCGTCTTCCAGCAGATCTACGGGTTCACTCCGACGGGGTACGCCCTGACCGGCGCGGGACTGGCCTTCGTCATGGCAACCGTTGGCATCCTGGGCACGCGACTCCTCGGTTATCGCACCCCGCTGGGCGTACTCACTCCTGATCTCGCCGTGATCTCGGGACTCACTGTTCTGGTGATCGGCTCGGCTCTTGTGCTGATCGTCGTGCTGTCGGGCGCACCCGTCGCCTGGCTCATCGCGGCCCTGGCCCTGGCCGTCTCGCCGCTCGCGATCATCTTCGGCTCCGCGACCTCGATCGCCATGGACGCCAGCCCGTTGCCCGGCGGGACCGCTTCCGCCATCCTCGGCACCACGCAAGCACTCTTCGGTGCCGCCACTCCCCCGCTGGTCGGCATCCTCGGCCCGGACGCGCGCCCGATGGCCTTCGCCCTCGCGATCGCCGCCGCCCTCGCGCTCGGCGCGTCCGTGCTGGCCAACCGCAGCGCACCGGCAGCCGTCCGGGAAGCCTGA
- a CDS encoding CGNR zinc finger domain-containing protein: MHFTHDTETALLGAAALVNTMAGETGADGLATVEELDAFVSEWRWTGAHVRDEPELQAVRALRPRLRELWEREESGVVELVNGLLADARALPRLVKHDGWGWHLHATPDDAPLAVRMAVEAAMAMVDVLRAEELGRLRVCAADDCSDVYVDLSRNRSKRFCSATCGNRVAAAAYRGRRNG, translated from the coding sequence GTGCACTTCACCCATGACACGGAGACCGCCCTGTTGGGTGCCGCTGCCCTGGTGAACACGATGGCGGGGGAGACCGGCGCGGATGGGTTGGCGACGGTCGAGGAGCTCGATGCGTTCGTGTCCGAGTGGCGCTGGACCGGGGCCCATGTCCGTGACGAGCCGGAGCTGCAGGCGGTGCGGGCGCTGCGGCCCAGGTTGCGCGAGTTGTGGGAGCGCGAGGAGTCGGGTGTTGTCGAGCTGGTCAACGGGTTGCTCGCCGATGCTCGCGCCCTGCCGCGGCTCGTGAAGCACGACGGCTGGGGATGGCACCTGCATGCCACGCCCGATGACGCGCCGCTGGCGGTACGCATGGCCGTGGAAGCTGCGATGGCCATGGTGGATGTGTTGCGGGCCGAGGAACTGGGTCGGTTGCGCGTGTGCGCGGCCGACGACTGCAGCGATGTCTATGTGGACCTGTCGCGCAACCGGTCCAAGCGGTTCTGCAGCGCCACCTGTGGGAACAGGGTCGCGGCAGCCGCTTATCGCGGCCGCCGCAACGGCTAG
- a CDS encoding DMT family transporter, with translation MPTTTQSAPTPVVTKRRGLLLGLIVAVLSAMMFGSSGAFAKSVLVEGWTPGAAVTARLTVGALVLAPFTLWAMRGRWHLLRSRLAWIHIVLFGLIAVAGCQLFYFLAVERLSVGVALMLEYLGPILVVGWLWLARGLRPRRLTVAGILLALVGLLLVLDVLGEVRLSTSGILWGLAAAVGLAVFFVVGADDASGLPPIAFSGFGMALGAVTLAAAGSVGIVPMRASFGYAQLAGATVPWWVPVLWLGFVAAAMAYVSGIFAARALGAKVSSFVGLTEVMFAVLWAWLLLGELPAPIQLLGGLLILAGVAAVKLDERDTTPNLEVEPIPD, from the coding sequence ATGCCCACCACCACCCAGTCCGCCCCCACCCCTGTGGTCACGAAGCGACGCGGCTTGTTGCTCGGGCTCATCGTGGCGGTGCTCTCCGCGATGATGTTCGGCAGCTCCGGCGCCTTCGCCAAAAGCGTGCTCGTCGAGGGGTGGACGCCCGGCGCGGCCGTGACGGCCCGGCTGACAGTGGGCGCTCTCGTGCTCGCTCCATTCACCCTGTGGGCGATGCGCGGCCGCTGGCATCTGCTGCGCAGCCGCCTGGCCTGGATCCACATCGTGCTGTTCGGGCTCATCGCCGTAGCCGGATGCCAGCTCTTCTATTTCCTCGCGGTCGAGCGCCTGTCGGTGGGCGTGGCCCTGATGCTCGAATACCTGGGCCCGATCCTCGTGGTCGGCTGGCTCTGGCTGGCGCGGGGCCTGCGTCCGCGCCGCCTCACGGTGGCCGGGATCCTGCTGGCCCTGGTCGGCCTGCTGCTGGTCCTCGATGTGCTCGGCGAGGTGCGGCTGAGCACGAGCGGCATCCTCTGGGGTCTCGCCGCAGCCGTCGGCCTCGCGGTCTTCTTCGTGGTCGGCGCCGACGATGCGTCCGGCTTGCCGCCCATCGCGTTCTCCGGCTTCGGCATGGCGCTCGGCGCGGTCACGCTCGCGGCCGCGGGATCGGTTGGAATCGTCCCGATGCGGGCTTCCTTCGGGTACGCCCAGCTCGCCGGCGCGACCGTCCCCTGGTGGGTGCCGGTCCTGTGGCTGGGCTTCGTGGCCGCCGCGATGGCGTACGTCTCGGGGATCTTCGCCGCCCGCGCCCTCGGCGCGAAGGTGAGCTCGTTCGTCGGCCTGACCGAGGTCATGTTCGCCGTCCTGTGGGCCTGGCTGCTGCTGGGCGAACTGCCCGCCCCCATCCAACTCCTCGGCGGCCTGCTGATCCTGGCGGGCGTGGCAGCGGTGAAGCTCGATGAACGCGACACCACCCCGAACCTCGAGGTCGAACCGATCCCCGACTGA
- a CDS encoding DUF4870 domain-containing protein: MNNQGSSYASADDRLWAMLAHLSAVIAAIASVGWLTIVGPLAVWLLKKDSSPFVRNSAAGAVNFTLTMWLVSLIGWILTLTVVLSVIGIPMIIIGSLGSIVLGILGALKAWKGESYTYPWQVRVLS; this comes from the coding sequence ATGAACAACCAGGGATCTTCGTACGCCAGCGCTGATGACCGCCTGTGGGCCATGCTTGCCCACCTCTCTGCCGTGATCGCCGCCATCGCTTCGGTCGGATGGCTCACCATCGTCGGACCCCTCGCGGTGTGGCTGCTCAAGAAGGACAGCTCGCCGTTCGTCCGCAACTCGGCCGCCGGTGCGGTCAACTTCACCCTGACCATGTGGCTCGTGAGCCTCATCGGCTGGATCCTCACCCTCACCGTCGTGCTCTCGGTCATCGGCATCCCGATGATCATCATCGGCAGCCTCGGCTCCATCGTGCTCGGCATCCTCGGCGCCCTGAAGGCGTGGAAGGGCGAGAGCTACACCTATCCGTGGCAGGTACGCGTACTCAGCTGA
- a CDS encoding GNAT family N-acetyltransferase, producing MDTITASGRPFKVRRARLDDVAAIMALMADDPLGATREPADPAPYEAAFHEIEADPNHFLAVVTQGDVVVGTLQLTIIPGMSRGGTKRLQIEGVRIAGHARRLGLGVAVMEWAHEFGVCHGARLAQLTSDRQRPDAHRFYERLGYVPSHVGFKRPLMGD from the coding sequence ATGGACACGATCACCGCCTCCGGTCGGCCGTTCAAGGTGCGCCGCGCCCGTCTCGACGACGTCGCCGCGATCATGGCGCTGATGGCGGACGACCCCCTGGGCGCGACCCGCGAACCGGCCGATCCGGCGCCCTATGAGGCGGCGTTCCACGAGATCGAGGCCGACCCGAACCACTTCCTCGCCGTCGTGACCCAGGGGGACGTGGTCGTCGGCACCCTGCAGCTCACGATCATCCCCGGCATGTCCCGCGGCGGCACGAAGCGGCTGCAGATCGAAGGCGTACGCATCGCCGGTCACGCCCGACGGCTCGGATTGGGCGTGGCAGTGATGGAGTGGGCGCATGAGTTCGGGGTATGCCACGGCGCGCGGCTGGCCCAACTGACCTCCGATCGCCAGCGTCCCGATGCGCACCGGTTCTATGAACGTCTCGGCTATGTGCCGTCACACGTCGGGTTCAAAAGGCCACTGATGGGCGATTAG
- a CDS encoding reverse transcriptase family protein, with amino-acid sequence MPHDAVARAVALAFLRTDWTEPALRVAAREVLPEWPHRAVWVHRIVRGVLEVHPRPHGLRPRGLAAVLETLPVFDEARGRCRGAGVTWKPTQPTLTPTAMAARAWQVPALPDEAALSAWLRLPPGELAWLADNQHRHRRHPQGPLHPYRATWVPRRSGPPRLIEAPNSLLKRVQRRLATLPRALGAHDSAYGFVSGRSAVDHARLHVGQRRVLTVDLRDFFTSITARRVFGLLVAAGYPEAVAYLVAGLSTTATSIAALSGMPPGGRAEERYAQRARLREAHLPQGSPSSPAWSNAVCFSLDRRMAGLADSVGATYSRYADDLTFSGDRVPALNVVAAIVAAEGFALNPTKSRNLGRGRRQQVTGVVVNERPNVPREEYQKLRAILHDARRNGAAQANRAGVPDFAAHLAGRINWIRQLNPERGNRLAEAYARIDFTS; translated from the coding sequence GTGCCACACGACGCCGTCGCTCGCGCGGTGGCCCTGGCTTTTCTCCGAACCGACTGGACAGAGCCCGCGCTGCGGGTGGCGGCGCGCGAGGTGTTGCCCGAGTGGCCGCACCGCGCGGTATGGGTTCATCGGATCGTCCGCGGTGTCCTCGAGGTCCATCCGCGACCCCACGGCCTGCGGCCGCGAGGCCTGGCGGCCGTCCTGGAGACATTGCCCGTCTTCGACGAGGCCCGCGGCCGGTGTCGGGGAGCCGGAGTCACGTGGAAGCCAACCCAGCCGACTCTGACTCCGACGGCAATGGCAGCTCGGGCATGGCAGGTTCCGGCGCTCCCGGACGAGGCCGCGCTCAGCGCCTGGTTGCGGTTGCCGCCGGGCGAGCTGGCCTGGCTCGCCGACAACCAGCATCGGCATCGGCGTCATCCGCAAGGACCGTTGCACCCCTATCGCGCCACCTGGGTGCCGCGTCGGTCCGGCCCGCCACGCCTCATCGAGGCGCCCAACTCCCTGCTCAAACGCGTGCAGCGCCGGCTCGCGACCCTGCCGCGGGCGCTCGGGGCGCACGACTCGGCGTACGGCTTCGTGTCCGGTCGCAGCGCCGTCGACCATGCCCGGCTCCACGTCGGCCAGCGCCGTGTGCTCACGGTCGACCTCCGCGACTTCTTCACGTCGATCACCGCCCGACGCGTGTTCGGACTCCTGGTGGCGGCCGGTTATCCGGAGGCGGTGGCGTACCTGGTCGCCGGCCTTTCCACCACCGCCACCTCCATCGCAGCGTTGTCCGGGATGCCGCCGGGAGGGCGGGCCGAGGAGAGGTACGCCCAGCGCGCCCGGCTCCGTGAGGCACACCTGCCGCAGGGCTCACCGAGCTCGCCCGCCTGGTCCAATGCGGTGTGCTTCTCGCTCGACCGAAGGATGGCAGGCCTCGCCGACAGCGTGGGGGCCACCTACAGCCGTTATGCCGACGACCTGACCTTCTCGGGTGACCGCGTCCCCGCGCTCAACGTCGTGGCGGCGATCGTTGCCGCCGAGGGTTTCGCACTCAATCCGACCAAGTCACGCAACCTCGGCCGAGGCCGACGGCAGCAGGTCACCGGTGTGGTGGTGAACGAGCGGCCCAATGTGCCGCGCGAGGAATACCAGAAGCTCCGGGCGATCCTCCATGACGCCCGTCGCAACGGCGCCGCGCAGGCCAACCGCGCGGGCGTACCCGATTTTGCGGCGCATCTGGCCGGCCGCATCAACTGGATCCGCCAGCTGAATCCCGAGCGCGGAAACCGGCTCGCCGAGGCGTACGCTCGGATCGACTTCACCAGCTGA